A genomic stretch from Malus domestica chromosome 15, GDT2T_hap1 includes:
- the LOC114821619 gene encoding monosaccharide-sensing protein 2-like has protein sequence MRGAVFVAVAAAIGNLLQGWDNSVIAGSVLYIKKEFELESEPTFEGLIPASSLIGATFITTFSGPASDWLGRRTMLIISSVLFFISGLVMLLSPNVYVLLFARLLDGFGTGLAVTLVPAYISEIAPPDIRGRLNTLPQFIGSGGMFLSYCMVFGLSLMDSPNWRLMLGVVSIPSLLYFALTVFYLPESPRWLVSKGRILEAKQVLQRLNGREDVSGELALLVEGLSTGKETSLEEFIISPANVLTENQANQIRLYGPQEGLSYIAKPATGQSLISHHGSALNQIIPLVDPLVTLFSSVHEKISEKGSKGSMLYLNLGSNLNVGEYHNKNAHWDMESQTDGEDHESEASGAYCDDSLRSPLISRQTTSMGTPRSGGSALGVRCNTILMQGNVEASEAAFSSSMDIGGGWQLAYKYSDRVGEDGKNEGGLQRVYLHQDSALGCRPASVVSVSGVRQESELIHAAALVSQPAVSAKELTSLHSLRPEVAHPSEAVVKRPTWGDLLEPGVKRALVVGIGLQILQQISGINGVLYYTPQFYQQDGVSVLLSNIGLNPTSASLFLSAITTFLMLPCIATSMWLMDIAGRRPLLLSTLPILILSLALLVLVNIVNLGTVVNATISTASVVVYLCCFVMAFGVIPNILCAEIFPTRVRGLCIAICALALWIGDIIITYSFPVLLSSVGFTGVFGIYVVGCIVSWIFVYLKVPETKGMPLEVISEFFAAGVKPAAADSSADSNDK, from the exons atgaggggAGCTGTTTTCGTAGCGGTTGCTGCAGCTATTGGGAACCTGTTGCAAGGATGGGATAATTCAGTCATTGCTG GATCTGTTCTTTATAttaaaaaggaatttgaattgGAAAGTGAACCAACATTTGAAGGGCTAATCCCAGCCTCATCGCTCATCGGAGCCACATTCATAACAACATTCTCTGGACCGGCATCAGACTGGCTAGGTCGGCGTACAATGCTAATCATTTCATCGGTTCTTTTCTTCATTAGTGGTCTGGTAATGTTGTTGTCCCCCAATGTTTACGTCTTACTTTTCGCGAGGCTACTAGACGGATTTGGAACTGGTCTGGCTGTTACACTTGTGCCTGCCTATATATCTGAGATAGCGCCGCCTGATATAAGAGGACGGTTGAATACCCTTCCACAGTTCATAGGCTCTGGTGGGATGTTCTTGTCCTATTGCATGGTGTTTGGACTGTCACTGATGGATTCGCCGAACTGGAGATTAATGCTAGGAGTTGTTTCCATTCCATCTCTACTTTATTTCGCTTTGACGGTGTTTTACCTGCCCGAATCCCCTAGATGGCTTGTGAGCAAGGGTCGAATCCTCGAGGCCAAACAAGTTCTGCAAAGACTTAATGGCAGGGAAGATGTTTCAG GTGAGTTAGCTTTGCTAGTTGAGGGTCTTAGCACTGGCAAAGAGACATCATTGGAAGAGTTCATCATTAGTCCAGCCAATGTGCTTACTGAAAATCAGGCAAATCAAATACGGCTCTATGGTCCTCAAGAGGGCTTATCATATATCGCCAAGCCTGCAACTGGACAGAGTTTAATATCTCACCATGGGAGCGCGTTGAACCAAATCATCCCTCTCGTAGATCCTCTGGTCACTCTCTTTAGCAGTGTCCACGAGAAGATTTCCGAAAAAGGAAGTAAAGGCAGCATGCTTTATCTGAATCTAGGCAGCAATTTGAATGTCGGGGAGTATCATAATAAAAATGCACACTGGGACATGGAGAGCCAGACGGATGGTGAGGATCACGAATCTGAAGCCTCTGGGGCTTATTGCGATGACAGCTTGAGAAGTCCATTGATCTCACGCCAAACAACGAGCATGGGAACGCCTAGGTCTGGCGGTAGTGCTTTAGGTGTGAGATGCAATACAATCTTGATGCAAGGAAATGTAGAAGCTAGTGAGGCAGCTTTCAGTAGTAGTATGGACATAGGTGGAGGCTGGCAGCTAGCTTATAAATATTCTGACCGAGTAGGCGAAGACGGAAAGAATGAAGGAGGATTGCAAAGAGTGTATTTGCACCAGGATAGTGCACTTGGGTGTCGGCCTGCCTCGGTTGTTTCAGTTTCTGGTGTAAGGCAAGAAAGTGAACTCATTCATGCTGCTGCTCTGGTTAGCCAACCTGCTGTTTCTGCCAAGGAACTAACAAGTCTGCATTCTCTTCGACCAGAAGTGGCTCATCCATCAGAAGCTGTTGTTAAAAGGCCGACATGGGGAGATCTTCTTGAACCGGGAGTAAAGCGTGCATTAGTTGTTGGGATTGGACTTCAAATTCTTCAGCAG ATTTCCGGCATAAATGGTGTTCTCTACTACACTCCTCAGTTCTATCAGCAAGACGGGGTCTCCGTTCTTCTATCTAATATAGGGTTGAATCCGACATCTGCATCTCTCTTCTTAAGTGCCATCACAACATTCTTAATGCTTCCTTGCATTGCTACTTCCATGTGGCTAATGGATATAGCCGGCAGAAG GCCATTGCTGCTCTCCACATTACCAATCCTGATATTGTCCCTTGCTCTACTAGTACTTGTCAACATTGTCAACTTGGGAACTGTTGTGAACGCAACAATCTCCACAGCCAGTGTTGTGGTCTATCTCTGCTGCTTCGTCATGGCGTTTGGAGTAATCCCGAACATTCTATGCGCAGAGATCTTCCCTACGCGTGTCCGCGGCCTTTGCATTGCCATTTGTGCCCTAGCACTCTGGATTGGAGACATCATCATCACTTACTCATTTCCTGTCCTGCTCTCTTCTGTTGGATTCACCGGTGTCTTCGGCATCTATGTTGTCGGGTGCATCGTTTCCTGGATATTTGTTTACTTGAAGGTGCCTGAGACGAAGGGCATGCCTTTAGAAGTTATATCCGAGTTCTTTGCTGCAGGTGTAAAACCAGCTGCTGCTGATTCATCTGCGGATTCCAATGATAAGTGA
- the LOC103442624 gene encoding uncharacterized protein — protein sequence MEAQAKEGDSLEKRPGIFFLGSPGVGKRSLISRLLGLDFDDASDSSSSSSQLVVNGWNISTKYYTADVSVWMAHLHDEFSIETLPMYDQLAALILVFDTTELASLSALQKWVSRTDLQKFDILVCVGNKVDLVPGHPVHAEYRRQLQKLGDPFADDGPAFTVYGISEAEGSSLLGNDEPPGEARHTCLEWCTEHNIEFVEACASNADFDKCLSVDGDSQGIERIFGALSAHMWPGMILKSGDKIAEPSLPERGEDLSDEESDYEFEYEVLSAGSADPFDDTEEWVSANVFAGPSDMRGLAAQSNLVLKCKEENGTSCGKQEPHASTSTAALDDGINKGGVSNAEKPDQDTELDQAQEPDEGSNVEFEDLEQLMSEIGNMRDSLRLMPDFQRRDMAAKLAMKMATMFGGGSDDEVESIGE from the exons ATGGAAGCTCAAGCAAAAGAAGGAGACTCTCTGGAGAAGCGGCCCGGcatcttcttccttggttcCCCCGGCGTTGGCAAACGCTCTCTTATTTCTC GATTACTGggtttggattttgacgacgctTCTGATTCTTCATCATCGTCATCTCAGCTGGTGGTTAATGg ATGGAATATCTCTACAAAGTACTATACTGCTGATGTTTCGGTATGGATGGCTCATCTCCATGACGAATTTTCGATTGAGACCCTCCCAATGTATGACCAGTTGGCTGCCTTGATCTTGGTTTTCGACACAACTGAG TTGGCGTCTCTGTCTGCACTTCAGAAATGGGTGTCTCGAACTGATCTTCAAAAGTTTGATATACTAGTATGTGTAGGGAATAAGGTTGATCTTGTTCCGGGTCACCCAGTTCATGCCGAATATAGAAGACAATTGCAGAAGCTTGGAGACCCGTTTGCTGATGACGGTCCAGCTTTCACTGTGTATGGAATCTCCGAGGCTGAAGGAAGCAGTTTATTGGGGAATGACGAGCCACCTGGGGAGGCTAGGCACACATGTTTGGAATGGTGCACTGAGCATAACATTGAGTTCGTCGAAGCTTGTGCTTCAAATGCTGATTTTGACAAAT gttTGTCAGTTGATGGCGATTCACAAGGTATTGAACGGATTTTTGGTGCTCTTTCTGCACACATGTGGCCTGGAATGATTTTGAAATCAGGCGATAAGATTGCTGAACCATCACTACCTGAAAGAGGAGAAG ACTTGTCAGACGAAGAATCTGATTATGAATTTGAGTATGAAGTCCTCTCTGCGGGTTCAGCTGACCCATTTGATGACACGGAAGAATGGGTTTCTGCAAATGTTTTTGCTGGACCTTCAGATATGCGAGGACTGGCTGCTCAAAGTAATCTTGTCCTAAAATGCAAAGAAGAGAATGGAACCAGCTGTGGTAAGCAGGAGCCCCATGCCTCAACCTCGACAGCTGCGTTGGATGATGGTATCAACAAAGGAGGGGTATCCAATGCAGAAAAACCTGACCAAGACACAGAACTTGACCAAGCCCAAGAACCAGATGAGGGTTCGAATGTTGAATTTGAGGATTTGGAACAGTTGATGTCTGAGATTGGGAACATGCGTGACAGTTTGAGATTGATGCCCGATTTTCAGAGAAGAGATATGGCTGCAAAGCTGGCCATGAAAATGGCTACTATGTTCGGGGGCGGCAGTGATGATGAAGTGGAAAGTATCGGCGAGTAA
- the LOC103442623 gene encoding RING-H2 finger protein ATL80-like, with translation MPRSQRFLGSSTPSANFSNITAAPPPEAVVLESDFVVILAALLCAVICVVGLLAVARCAWLRRGSEGRAAIGSASSSANKGLKKKVLQSLPKFTYGTGGAEPPPKLGSECAICLGEFAEGHEIRVLPQCGHVFHVGCIDTWLGSHSSCPSCRQILVVARCHKCGGFPAPISEAELKAHQDHTNHSAPPPAAAAAAAPSTAISISSSNTATTTNFLP, from the coding sequence ATGCCTCGCTCTCAAAGATTTCTAGGCAGCAGCACCCCCTCCGCCAACTTCTCAAACATAACAGCAGCTCCGCCTCCTGAGGCCGTGGTTCTCGAGTCGGACTTCGTCGTCATACTGGCAGCGCTGCTCTGCGCCGTCATATGCGTGGTGGGTCTACTCGCCGTCGCACGCTGCGCCTGGCTCCGCCGCGGATCCGAGGGCAGAGCCGCTATCGGATCGGCTTCTTCATCCGCCAACAAGGGCCTCAAGAAGAAGGTCCTCCAGTCCCTTCCGAAGTTCACGTACGGAACCGGCGGCGCCGAGCCCCCGCCGAAGCTGGGTTCGGAGTGCGCCATCTGCTTAGGGGAGTTCGCGGAGGGGCACGAGATCAGGGTTCTGCCGCAGTGCGGGCACGTGTTCCATGTCGGGTGCATTGACACGTGGCTTGGATCCCACTCCTCGTGCCCGTCGTGCCGGCAGATCTTGGTGGTGGCTCGGTGTCACAAGTGCGGTGGGTTTCCGGCTCCAATATCAGAGGCGGAGCTCAAGGCTCACCAGGACCACACCAACCATTCAGCTCCTCCTCCGGCAGCGGCGGCTGCAGCTGCACCCAGTACTGCCATTAGTATCAGTTCTTCTAATACGGCTACAACTACCAATTTTCTGCCTTAA